In Aricia agestis chromosome 21, ilAriAges1.1, whole genome shotgun sequence, the sequence gacgaaaaccaatttcggtttcgtttgacagcccgaaattgttgctctattccgctagatataactttatggtttatccttaatattattaggtattaccTATTGTGAGTTTCCTTGTCAAATAGTGCCAAATTGTGTTTTCTATCATTCGAATGTCAATATTCACAAGATCCTTGTATAGATATAAATATTATCAGATTATTTTCCTCATGTATTctatgaatattaaatatttttttttatttattcgtttATTTTCATGAATCATATAGGACGTTTGAGATATACTCTCCATAAACCACGAAGGTCTCGTCGAACGTCTGGAACGTCTCGAACGTCTCCATAAACTTCGCGAGTCATAGACCGTTCAGATGAATCTTTCTTTTAAAGAGACGATGTATTGAAATGTAAACTGCGTTGAGACTTGAGCTATTGGACATTTTAAATTAGTTATATTGATTTTATGAATCGCACATTTACGTTCCGTCTTGTTTCAATGTGAATTACCCTTATACCAAACAATACACGGTCATAAAAACTCTTGGGTAAAataactttacataatattatgtgggtaAGTATATCATACTAATCATACTATACtgtataatacaatatacatataataccaATTTTCGTTACTActttagttataacttatatgtaACATGTTAGAATGACTATAAGGCAAATATACAAGCCTAATAGCGTTTTCACATaacacgagtcacgacatcGATATCTGATAGTTTAAACGTTCTTATGTCGTAAAAATAGGAGTCTTTTTGCAATATCAAAGGtactaaggcccgtataaatagtcagtactcaagatgcatcccggtctcaagacacggttcaagctctgtgattggttggctgtcaaaattttaaccaatcacagagccagaccgcgtcttgagactgggtcgtatcttaagtactgactatttatacgagCCTTAGACAACAcacattcaataataataattatcttatcGCGTAAGATAGCGTTTAATGTGAAAACGCTCTAACTCTAAAAGGCCCAATTTTTACATTTGTACTCGAAGGTGTGAAAAGGATGTTTTGAAATAAGTAGGCGTAGAAATAACAAGGTTTCTAGTTTTTCATCTCGGAATATTatggaaaaaattgaaatttaatcgAAATGTATAAActctaaatacatattatgtatctactatataatataaaagtccgaccatgaattaaaaaaataaaataaacttataaatgaACATGAATTTAAAGAGCAAATATGGATTCAAATTTCAATCGTACAGTAGTACCAAACATTACGGAGTTGCTCGCAAATAGACATTTTGTCATTGCCCATTGTCATCcaagtataatttttaacttggcCTATTCATTTCATAGAGCAAAGTTTTTCCaaccactctgacattggcaactcactgagtcgGCCATttgtaaagaagaagaagaacacgttaggctgtttacacacggcgccgcagcggcagcgttttTCGCCGGATGTGTATGCAGCGGAGCCGCCgcggtggcggtgccgctgccgctgcggcgcgtgtCACGCTTACAGTGTCACTTTGGCAACTGTTTCACGTCCACGCGCCAAAATATCTGTtatcgttttcggcatctgaactgccccggggcagggtgggGCGACTGGATACGGATACAaccgaaatttaaattaagaacataaactacgtatAACGTAAACGCAGACGCAAACGTTGTCTTACAGTTCGACAACGCTTTATTTGAACGAGGCGAGAAAAGGATcttcatcatacaaaaacgtcattgttgacatgtgtttgacagttctcctttacgagcagcgcTAACGTCAATGTCACctacgttcaaataaagccttatCGAACTGTAACACCTTTTGATGTTGCCACATTAGTCGCATTTTTTTCTTGGTCAGACTTTACTTTGCTAAGGACTGAAAATGACTGAAATATGAACTCTTTATATGGGATTTTGAATAAAAgtttttgcattataataataattattgatgagGTAATGTAAAGTGGTTCTCTAGTGAGGAGAGGTTAAAGCTAAGTTCACAGCCTTCGGCACTAAAGGAGTGCTTAATAGTGGTGATATTTACTCGACTTAAGTAAGATTGCTCTATTCCAAACCACGGGACAAACCACAAATAGTaatagggtgggttgcaccaacttactttaactataactttaactacaatgcaaaatgtcaaatattttgttaaagtcaaaaatggacgccatatttaaccataagggagatcgcaaactcgatcacacaaaaagtgtgccatCTGCGATCTCCTTATAGAGgctagagctcgacaaggctttgaatgcacgtggcaaaaaaaggaactaacgctgttatcatacaaaaacgccatttttgacatgcGGCGACCCGACCCTGTACGTTTTTGTCACCATTAATTTCTAAGTCGTCCTATTCATAGCTTTCTTTACTCAAGTCGAATATGTTAAAATAACCGCCttcttttttaagtcggttaagtTACACCAATATGAaatagtgattactgattaaatatcaaaatgttCAATAGTTGAAGAATTTCTATGTGTATTGTGTCTAAGGtagatattatagtaattagtaatacaGAATATTCACTAAGTTTTTTTATATAGCTATAGTGTAGGTATGTACTAGTGTTCTTAGGTACTTAAGTATTTAGTGAATACTAGTTTCAGTAAAAACCGCAGGAAATAAaaggaatataaaaaaaatatatattcaaaaaaatgttttactataaattaaataaaatgataggATAAGCAcacaaataaagaaaaaatttggTTTGTTAATGAAGTCCTTATATCATTTTGCGCCTAATCAGTATTGGTTTTGTGAGcctaagaccaaatttcaccaacgactgttaaagttaatgctcgaattagtatcatgttAACTCTTTCGtgtttcatatgaatgaaagagaagacaggacattttaacaagctgttaacactatcagacgttggtgaaattggaggcttatgctttaaaataattttaaatttacaaccttatttattacaaaacagATGCAACGGTGTTTTGGGAGACAATATTGTAAAGTTGCATTAAATCTGTCGAGCCCGTAAACTTAAGACTTAGATACAAAGAGAAATATTTTGTGCATGCATTAGTAAAATCGTCAAAATTCATACCCGAGTCACTTGAAaatcttaataataaattaataactgaGCGATTAGTCGATTCAGTCTGTCAAAATAAATAGAACTGTCAACTCCGGAACtcaatactaaaatatattactatctTAACTATAATATGCCTCATAATTCTTATATCAATATGCAAAATTTAGAATGTATAGTATATTTtggctttaaatattattgcgATGAAAAACCGTAAAGGCCAGTTCGCATCGAGACGCGACGAAGCTACGAAATACTGCAATGCTTGATTTATgtgtccgcccgaacgcgcggtttggcggtaACATACTAAcatcgcgagatcacaagcaaatgtaCGTAAATGACAGCGCCGCGCcgctatataaatatattaatacgcgagcgaaaaactttagatcccttttgacgaaaaatgcggaaacgtaggtgaatgaaatttttcacagttatagtttatattatggtgaaggagtgccttttatttatggttgaagtctgttgtcaaataatgaaaaatggattgtttttttttttttaataaatcaatactttaaacgaagccaaaagaagaagataattaaattcaaggtcgaatttcgaccactgggcTACCTCTAGTATGCATAAATCTTTACATACTATTGCTTGTAATCTCGAGGTGTTGCCggcaaaccgcgcgttcgggcggacgcatataaatccacgCTAGTGCACAAAATCTCTGCGTAGCCTCGCGTCTCAAGTCTGACCCTAACAataagttatcacttatcaaacTGTCAGTCCTATTAATACAGCGTACAGCGTACTTGGCTGAAAATAATGCAGATTGACTTTAAACAAAAATCTGTTTTAAGTCTCTATGCAGCATCTTTTCAGCcagtactataatattagtcGACTTACAATTAGCAGCTTTGGATTAATATAAAAATCGTTATACCTAAGGACGTAAATAAGGTTGCGTTCACACTCACATCACAGAACAAAATTGTTGAAAGCTATCTTAGGCCGGTATCAATATTCAGTActcaaaatgcaactctgtCTCAAAGACacagttcaggctctgtgattggttggctgtcaaaatttggaccaatcacagagccgaatcgcgtcttgagaccgggtcgcatcttgagtactgactatttataccggccttagggTCCATTCCCTTATTACGTTATTTTTAAACGCTCCTGTGGGCTGTGTCACGCTTTTTTGGATACCTTTGACATTTGGTATTAAGCTGTTACGTAAAATGTAGATGACGACTCTTAAAGTTTTATGCACTGgccattaatatttattaaaaaagccTTTATGTGTTCTCTTTCATAGAACagtaaatattcaaaataatttgaaatgttatattttatgctttttatatatattaacaGAGttgacaaaattttattaaatgttgCCATATCGCCAAATTCTCCCCAAAAATAGGGAAAAATCTGACGTATTTGTTCCATGATGTAGATGTGTTTTTATTGTATCAATTCGTAAATGCACAAATAATTCAAATGTAACGATAACACAGTAACTACATAACATTTTGTACTAAACAATCTACGTTCAACAATATGTATACGACTGGAAATGCAAAACAATGTTTATAAATCTCATATTaaatttgatattataaaatcaCCAATTCTCAACACGAATATATTCAATGATTATAGAAACGTCTATGACTGCTTTTTTGTGGGAAGCCCAATACTTTGCCTTTTGCAGATAcgtccaaataaaaaaaaagataatattaaaaaaataacatgccAAAATTGCATTTCAAATGAATTAAGGTAAGAACTAAGACCGCACTAAGCGACATTATTCAGCAGCggcgcgacgcgacacttcacgttccatCTGACGTATTAGGGCCGATTTCACCAACGTCAGTTAAAGTtgatgctcgaattagtatcacgttatctctttcgtttttcatactaATGAAAgcgaagacatgacattttaacgcGCCATTTAAAttgacgttggtgaaattggatcTTAAACTGATATTTTGTGTCGCTTAGCTGCCGCATAGTGCGGCTTGCCTTttacaatttcatacaaagaatacTTTGCCGTGTCGCGTCGCTGCCTCTTTAGTGGGGTCTCTTTAAAATCGTTTCAGCCATAGAAATTCCTAGCAATACACATGTCATACTGTCACTTCTGTCACTTGTCAGTAATTGTCACTTCACTTCTTTGAGTAGAGAAATATACAGGTTACTATATCATAGCTTCACTTACAACCCAACGTGTTCTAGAACGTTCCATATCGTCGCAGCGTATGCCATTAGTCGCTACATGCCCCTCCACAGGTCCATGGAGACAATCTCGGCGCCGAATCGCGAGAACGTGATGCCGGTTACTATGCCGGTGACTAGCGTGGCCCCGCCTATCATGCCGGCCGTTGCCGCGTGTTCGGGCGCTACTGtcctgaaaatataaaatagaaatgtcagataataataataatactccccacaccgatttcggtgacggtggccagtttcattgaaaccaagccaggtacgcaggagtaattttatagtgcccaagtgtgtgcacagtacacaagagtactctctattcctttcataacccagtgggacggaagaccgacgcgactggcgagagatcaggcacagggccgactttttacatgcccatccgacgcatggatcatcttacttgtcagacaatcaggtgatcaacctgaattgttctaaccaaacttggaaagaacccgcgacctccgagtcgagagccgcgctcttaaccactagaccacggaggcgttaaaaatatcagataaatgAGTAGCTGAAGGCAGTACCAGAGTAAatagaactaacgagtaggccgactcagaagagatctcgatacgtttgacgtagtatgtcatatcggccggcgcgcgccgtacgttactaacggccgttcccaatatttgatctatctctggttttgccctactagagataggaatagctcacattagacattagagacatatattttatgtcaattgtgagctattcctatctctagtagggcaaaaccagagatagatcaaatattgggaatggccgtaaatgATATTACgttcatcgctaaatgacatttcgctttcgaagactaatatcaaatcccatacattttaataacgaatttcgtcatcgtttttaacgaaagggactttggctacgacCCCAGTACGGGCAGTGTCCGCTCCAtccattccatcaggtgatccgtttgctcgtttgtccccaaATAAAAGACATACACACTCACCCGCTAACATACATCATGCCCAACGAGCTCCCGTGTCCAGAGCTCCAGCCCATGACCACAGCAAGGGCCCAGTAAGCCCAATCGTTGGTGACCAGCACGGGCAGGGTTCGTTCCCGGCCAGCTGGCAGATAGTTGCTGAGCAGGAACAGCGGGATGAAGAGGATCCGGATGGTGGTGAATAGCCATAGCCATTTGGGGCTGggctggaaaaaaattaaatggttAGTGATAGAGCAAAGCATTGACCAAAGACCAAAGTAAACATGTTAGGATAAACCTTCGGCTGTCATTTTGGCTAATGGATCAAGAGCCATCAAGAGCCAGACCTTGAGCATTATTGAATTATatgaaagctaatttttttcTGTACAGACTCTGTACATTCTGTATGTGTCTCTATAGttcagaggtaagaacgaccagagactgtttttttttcttttatgaaataagggggcaaacgagcaaacgggtcacctgatggaaagaaacttccgtcgcccatggacactcgcagcatcagaagagctgcaggtgcgttgccggccttttaagagggaatagggtaataggggagggtagggatgggaagggaattggggagggtagggaagggaatagggtaggggattgggcctccggtaaactcactcactcggcgaaacacagcgctagcgctgtttcacgtcggttttctgtgagaacgtggtatttctccggtcgagccgacccattcgtgccgtagcatggctctcccacgtatgatgtGATGTATCGGTTGCTGTTATTTAAGAAGGTAATAAAGATGTATCAATTTCCGTTAATGTATGAAGCTctattttttatggtattttcTTAGGGGTAACTCCGGTAACTCTAACAATTTCGTCTTCTTTTGTCGGACACATTTGCAGACTTTAACGGTCAAGACTcaagaccgcaacgcgacgcgtagttcaagcatttctaaatttgtatggatttgacagatttgcaattgaaatttagaaatgcatcgccGCATcccgttgcagtctgaattgaccctaagacgtgggagtgccatgcttcggcacgaatgggccggctcgaccgaagaaataccacgttctcacagaaaaccagcgtgaaacagcgcttgcgctgtgtttcgccgagtgagtcagtttaccggagtcccattcccctaccctatttccttccctaccctcccctattcccttcccttccctaccctcccctattaccctacccctcttaaaaagccggcaacgcacctgcagcttttctgatgctgcgaatgtccatgggcgacggaagttgctttccatcaggtgacccgtttgctcgtttgcccccttatttcataaaaaaattaataagagTTAAGTACTATAAGAAAAAACTTTAGAatcacttgtaagttgtaacagacagacagactttcccATTTGCAACATTATTCAATACACTCACGAACTGCACCGCACTGGCCGTGATGTTCCCTATCATGGCCATCATGTTGAAGGTGATGAAGCAGGTGAGCCGTACGAAGTTTGCGTGGAGGAAGCTGTCGAACGCGCCGCCGTCCGCCTTGAACGTCATGGGGTGGATGTCTGGAAATTATTACATGATGatgagaaaaaatatattagaaatattaaaaatgcagtaAAGATTTTCATACATATATCTAAATAACTAGATAACCCGCAACTCTGTTACGCCAAAATACACACTCGCAACGTTAAtggagctgtaggtgcgttgccggccttttaagagccagtccacgcggtgcgttgcgtcagcgttgcgtcgacgcagcgcacACGCggtgcgttgcgtcagcgttgcgtcgacgcagcgctgccgtttgacgcatagcggGCCCCACCAACGCTGCGttatcgcagcgttattacgaagcagtcttaacctcaacaccccctcccgcttcgtctcggcgatgtgtgcgttgcgacgacgcagcgcgccgtgtgaacaccttgtttgtaaaataacgcaacggcagcgtggactggctcttagggtctatcgtgtcaaactgctgtcatatgtcacgatattGAGTTGATTATAAATTATCGTATTTTAACAgcgttttcaataaaataacgttTTGGAGCTACTTACCGCTATGCACAGTGGGGAATATGGTCAGCGTGACGAAGAACACTATGAATATGTTGTACAGCTGAACCGCCGCCTGCTTCAGTATTAGCGCGTATGGCGTCCGTTTCGGCGCCGCAGGCTGGTTCGCCGCCAGCGCGGGGTTCACACGTAGAGTTCGCTCTTGTAGCGTTTCGTGGTAGCGGTAGAACCTCTGAAATGGTAAAATACATgcaatatactaataataataataataataatagctcccacaccggtttcggtgacggtggccggtttcattgaaaccaggccagctacgcaggagtaattttatagtgcccaagtgtgtgcgcagtacacaagagcactctctattccttcactctcataacccagcgggacggacgaccgacacgactggcgagagatcaggcgcaggaccgactttttacatgcccatccgacgcttggatcatcttacttgtcagacaatcaggtgatcagcctgcattgtccaaaccaaacttggaaataacatgtttccaacgcggaaatcgaacccacgacctccgagtcaagagccgcgctctatacactagaccacagaggcgttgttatactaatattacaaatgcaaaattgtgtctgtctcatatatccgtctgtcagtctgtctttttttataaaataaggcggcaagcgagcaaacaagtcacctcatggaaagcaacctaccgtcgcccatggacactcgcaacatcagaagagatgcaggtgcgttgccagcctcaGGTGTccttccgtctgtctgtctgtctgcctgtctgtctgttacctcttcacgtttgggggtgaagaggtaacagacatacagaaacaccttcgcatgtataatattatagtatggatctCGTTTTTACACAAGCAGAgtatattaattactaattataataacagCTTACAAAATACTCACATTCAATGGCAAAGCGAAGTACGTGTCGAAACATATCAGCAGCACAAACATGCCGACTATGAAGTAATATATAGCCGACGTCCGCTGACTGCCGGTGAAGGAGGCAGAGCCCCATTCGAGGAACGCCACCAGAGTGCCACATATGTTGGACCCGAGCACCACCGCTCCGGTGTACTGCGGAGGTAGCCGAGCTGCCACCCCATAGACAGTGTTTTGGAATATCGCGTTAAAACCTGGAAATGATGGGATTAGTTTTAATTGGTTTTGTAGCTGTAAAGCAACTGTTGTAATTATCGCTAGATGACAATAGTTTTGTTTTTGATACCATATAATAAAATGTGGAAAGATGTGTTTTAATTATTTCCTACCCACTATTTCATAGAAATTGTAGATAAGGGGTTGAAGTGTTTTCTccatactaacgagggtcacTTTTGCGCTTGtgtttcgacaggggttgatttttgagaaaagtttatctgagctttttggTCCCCTTGGCGCCACCTATCGATATTCGATTGGTGTattaaaaaggggtggtcataaggggttaaggccggtataaatagtcagtactcaagatgcatctcggtctcaaggcacggttcaggctctgtgattggttggcagTCAAAATTTGgcccaatcacagagccgaaccgcgtcttgagaccgggtcgcatcttaagtactgactatatATACGGGCATTAGAttagtccaaattttgacagccaaccaatcacagagcctgaaccgtgtcttgagaccgagatacatcttgagtactgaatatttataccggcctaaatttattgtcatttttttttcccATAGTGTCCAGTTTCCGCCAGTCCAACCCCTCTGTCTTACCGAAGGTACGAATACATATTGTAGCCAAACACTCACCATTCAAAAAGAACACCAGCACCATCGTCAACCAGAAGAATATCTCCGGCCATTGTGAGCTGTCGACCATCGCCAGGACGACCGTTACCACGAAGATCAGGACCTCCATGCATAGCGACCACACGATGCGAGTTGTCAGGTTACCGCTGGAAAAGGATGTTTGTtagttaatctatatatataaaactcaaaggtgactgactgacatggtgatctatcaacgcacagcctaaaccactggaccgatcgggctgaaatttggcatgcaggtagatctTATGACGAAgccatccgctaagaaaggattttgatcaattccagcTGCATGGGGTTAAAATGGGGGGTGAAAgtctgtatataataatacttcttaacgcgagcgaagccgcgggcaaaagctcgtgtttttataaaataagggggcaaacgagcaaacgggtcacctgatgaaaagcaactataCTGTCATCGCCCAGTAATTGTGAATAGTCTGAATGTGAAAATGGGACATCAATGTTTTTGTGGTCAAATCTAATGTTAACGTAAACGAatgaaaatatttcttatttacgCTCCAGTCATAAATGCACTGGGCCTCTcacttataaaaatatcaacacCATAATATACAGAATACATTTATATTGATGATCCGTATCCTATCTGTGCCAGTAAAATTTGTCATCCCAAGGTCATACTTATCAATATATTGTGacctaaaatccatactaatattataaatgcgaaagtgagtctgtcttttacctcttcacgcccaaaccgcttaaccaattttgttaaaaggtatggagatactttgagtcccgggagaggacataggatatttttatcccggaaaatgaacggaacgggtgtcatctagtaaacaATGAATTAAAGAGTAAAACTTTTGATCGACAAGAATGTAGCAATACTTAGGTGCTCCCACGTCTACGGAGACGCACGAGTGTTTTAGTACAGCGTCAGTCTGCCCACTGTGTGTATGTGCGCTAGCAGATTACTGTTAGCCACTGCGTTGGAAGTGGGTTTTTACAGAAATTATCTATATCCTTAATAAGACAACATTAGTAACAAGAAAGATCTTCTTGaagatctttttatttttttagaaatccataacaaatttaaaatctcTTAGAAAGACTGGAGATTTTAAGTGCATTTATACGTGTTAGTGTACTACAAAGGaagtaccatcaaggaaatcgATTCCTACGGGCTacgcagttgacggaccta encodes:
- the LOC121737913 gene encoding equilibrative nucleoside transporter 1 isoform X1 encodes the protein MEPQGAEAESLLRGEQRGIMMPQRRWDSKDGERAPFLRNEPVKLTPAWEGANLPDDTLNLKGIAMDLAPPKDRWRLIYITLLVHGLGTLTAWNMFITARDYFVSYKLKDAPQYANNFMPYLGWAAQVPNLAFSWFNIFVKIGGNLTTRIVWSLCMEVLIFVVTVVLAMVDSSQWPEIFFWLTMVLVFFLNGFNAIFQNTVYGVAARLPPQYTGAVVLGSNICGTLVAFLEWGSASFTGSQRTSAIYYFIVGMFVLLICFDTYFALPLNRFYRYHETLQERTLRVNPALAANQPAAPKRTPYALILKQAAVQLYNIFIVFFVTLTIFPTVHSDIHPMTFKADGGAFDSFLHANFVRLTCFITFNMMAMIGNITASAVQFPSPKWLWLFTTIRILFIPLFLLSNYLPAGRERTLPVLVTNDWAYWALAVVMGWSSGHGSSLGMMYVSGTVAPEHAATAGMIGGATLVTGIVTGITFSRFGAEIVSMDLWRGM
- the LOC121737913 gene encoding equilibrative nucleoside transporter 3 isoform X2, giving the protein MDLAPPKDRWRLIYITLLVHGLGTLTAWNMFITARDYFVSYKLKDAPQYANNFMPYLGWAAQVPNLAFSWFNIFVKIGGNLTTRIVWSLCMEVLIFVVTVVLAMVDSSQWPEIFFWLTMVLVFFLNGFNAIFQNTVYGVAARLPPQYTGAVVLGSNICGTLVAFLEWGSASFTGSQRTSAIYYFIVGMFVLLICFDTYFALPLNRFYRYHETLQERTLRVNPALAANQPAAPKRTPYALILKQAAVQLYNIFIVFFVTLTIFPTVHSDIHPMTFKADGGAFDSFLHANFVRLTCFITFNMMAMIGNITASAVQFPSPKWLWLFTTIRILFIPLFLLSNYLPAGRERTLPVLVTNDWAYWALAVVMGWSSGHGSSLGMMYVSGTVAPEHAATAGMIGGATLVTGIVTGITFSRFGAEIVSMDLWRGM